Proteins encoded in a region of the Fimbriimonadia bacterium genome:
- the dnaN gene encoding DNA polymerase III subunit beta, with translation MQITCPRKDLLEAAQFVGQGVSARSTLPILSNVWLAAEDDGIALMSSDLEMWVRRSLPSVPGEVGATTVPARMFAEILSALPEGDAQITIGERNEIEVRSGTARYTLMGLSAEEFPPMPDFAPETRFSISLGLLKDMFDQVSIAVSKDEARPALTGVLFQCEGGQMRMVATDTHRLAMRTAPAPPGASGVPVSSIIPQRAFDTMLHSGAGPDAEVQIAIEGNRVRMEVGRDQLVATLIPGGFPAYERVVPQEWNRRWTVPTEEFAAAIRRADIVAKQASHRVAFQSEGQMLTLSARAEGFGTATERLEIAADGGDVQVAFNARYMLDVLGVLGSEGVCVEMTEPVRPAVLKPAVDQPTFLYVIMPMSVG, from the coding sequence ATGCAGATCACATGCCCTAGAAAGGACCTTCTCGAAGCGGCACAGTTCGTCGGCCAGGGGGTTTCGGCACGCAGCACGCTGCCCATCCTGTCGAACGTATGGTTGGCTGCGGAAGACGACGGCATCGCTCTGATGTCCTCCGATCTGGAGATGTGGGTACGAAGGTCTCTGCCGTCGGTCCCAGGAGAGGTCGGTGCCACCACCGTCCCGGCGCGCATGTTCGCGGAGATTCTCTCCGCGCTCCCGGAAGGGGACGCGCAGATCACTATCGGAGAGCGAAACGAAATCGAGGTCCGATCCGGTACCGCGCGCTACACCCTGATGGGCCTTAGCGCCGAGGAGTTCCCACCTATGCCTGACTTCGCTCCAGAAACCAGGTTCAGCATTTCCCTCGGATTGCTGAAAGACATGTTCGATCAGGTGAGCATCGCGGTATCGAAGGACGAGGCCCGGCCCGCTCTGACCGGCGTCCTCTTCCAATGCGAGGGTGGCCAGATGCGGATGGTCGCGACGGACACTCACCGCCTCGCGATGCGCACCGCTCCCGCTCCTCCAGGAGCTTCTGGGGTGCCCGTTAGTTCCATTATTCCGCAGCGAGCGTTCGACACGATGCTCCACTCGGGAGCGGGACCGGATGCCGAGGTGCAGATCGCCATCGAAGGCAATCGGGTGCGCATGGAGGTCGGCAGGGACCAGCTCGTCGCAACCCTGATCCCCGGCGGCTTTCCCGCCTATGAGCGAGTTGTGCCGCAGGAGTGGAATCGCAGGTGGACGGTCCCCACCGAGGAGTTCGCCGCGGCCATTCGGCGTGCGGACATCGTGGCGAAGCAGGCTTCCCACCGCGTGGCTTTCCAGAGCGAGGGGCAGATGCTCACGCTCTCGGCACGTGCCGAGGGCTTCGGGACGGCCACAGAGCGACTTGAGATCGCGGCGGACGGAGGGGACGTACAGGTGGCCTTCAACGCTCGCTATATGCTGGACGTGCTGGGAGTGCTCGGCTCGGAGGGCGTGTGTGTAGAGATGACGGAACCGGTCCGTCCCGCAGTGCTCAAGCCCGCGGTGGATCAGCCCACCTTCCTCTACGTGATCATGCCGATGTCGGTGGGGTAG
- a CDS encoding stage II sporulation protein M — MTHDDLSELQTLYRRVGGDLAYAQSNFSDERVLDYLNDLVARGHALIYAPERKSPASVLRELAHAAPFAIRRRMSYVGVAALITALGAVVGALAQSTDSSWMDVMVPGALRESIEIWQTGEFPEATGSQQFGFMAALNLNNSWVAILMLASGLTFGLLTTYLLAINGMVLGVVIVEVGRAGHLGHLLAGIAAHGVPEFGAILIAGGGGLVLADALLRPGERSRPDALREAGPDCFWMIAFALLLLVIAAILEAYVSHSGLPRGVKLGFAALLLVLLAGFVYGVRR; from the coding sequence ATGACCCACGACGATCTGAGCGAGCTGCAGACTCTGTATCGCCGCGTTGGCGGCGACCTCGCCTACGCTCAGAGCAACTTCAGCGACGAGCGGGTGCTCGACTACCTAAACGACCTCGTGGCACGCGGCCACGCGCTGATCTACGCTCCCGAGAGGAAGAGTCCGGCCTCCGTGCTGCGCGAACTCGCCCATGCGGCGCCGTTCGCCATTCGCCGGAGGATGAGCTACGTGGGTGTCGCGGCGCTGATCACTGCGCTAGGAGCAGTGGTCGGGGCGCTCGCGCAGAGTACCGACTCGTCTTGGATGGACGTGATGGTGCCGGGGGCGCTGCGGGAGTCCATCGAGATATGGCAGACCGGGGAATTCCCCGAGGCGACGGGCTCCCAGCAGTTCGGTTTCATGGCGGCGCTAAACCTGAACAATAGCTGGGTCGCTATCCTGATGCTCGCGTCGGGTCTAACCTTCGGCTTGCTGACCACGTATCTTCTGGCGATCAACGGCATGGTGCTGGGGGTCGTGATCGTGGAGGTAGGTCGGGCCGGCCACCTGGGCCACCTGCTCGCCGGGATTGCGGCGCACGGCGTGCCCGAGTTCGGGGCAATCCTGATAGCGGGTGGAGGAGGGCTGGTGCTGGCGGACGCACTGCTTCGGCCAGGAGAGCGCTCTCGACCAGATGCGCTTCGTGAGGCTGGCCCCGATTGTTTCTGGATGATCGCCTTCGCGCTGTTGTTGCTGGTGATAGCAGCTATCCTGGAAGCGTACGTATCGCACTCGGGGCTACCTCGTGGCGTGAAGCTGGGCTTCGCCGCATTGCTTCTGGTGCTGTTGGCGGGTTTCGTGTACGGTGTCAGGCGGTGA
- a CDS encoding DNA-processing protein DprA has product MAEVSVRRLVLWLSLTPRLGKKGIGRILDRLALQGLSPEEFLRLPADRKREGFGLSASVATALSRPVSVLEEAFGPTEKKLRALGVEWVTRHDASYPACVAERHPDPPTVLYLYGNRALLERPTLAALASRDATTDALQRLERLVEKWVLKPGVLVAGHDTTAYRRAAVVPLRWGSPRILVLDCGMFDALSEELDREPFSTARLWRYRFDPQTDLVISAHRPADHLLGTHNKARDWLIAAVAEELVFVEVREGGVMHEIGLHAVSQGRKVSVCEWPQYDGTNSGNLRLLEAGAKAARY; this is encoded by the coding sequence ATGGCCGAAGTCTCTGTTCGACGTCTCGTCCTCTGGCTCAGCCTCACGCCGCGCCTAGGCAAGAAGGGCATCGGGCGCATTTTGGACCGGCTCGCCTTGCAGGGGCTGAGCCCAGAGGAGTTCCTTCGCCTTCCGGCAGATAGAAAGCGCGAGGGGTTCGGACTGAGCGCTTCGGTGGCAACGGCGCTGAGCCGACCGGTCTCGGTTCTCGAGGAAGCGTTTGGGCCCACAGAGAAGAAACTGCGGGCGCTCGGCGTCGAATGGGTCACTCGGCACGACGCCTCCTACCCGGCTTGTGTCGCGGAGAGACACCCCGATCCGCCCACCGTGCTCTACCTGTACGGTAATCGCGCACTGCTCGAAAGGCCCACGCTCGCGGCGTTAGCGTCGCGGGACGCCACGACGGACGCGCTGCAGCGGCTGGAGCGGCTTGTAGAGAAGTGGGTGCTGAAGCCGGGAGTACTGGTGGCGGGGCACGACACGACTGCCTATCGCCGAGCCGCCGTCGTACCGCTCCGATGGGGAAGCCCACGCATCCTGGTGCTCGACTGCGGCATGTTCGATGCGCTCAGCGAGGAGCTGGACCGTGAGCCGTTCTCCACGGCGAGGCTGTGGCGATATCGGTTCGACCCACAGACCGACCTCGTCATCTCGGCACACCGACCTGCCGACCATCTGCTCGGCACCCACAACAAGGCACGCGACTGGCTGATCGCGGCAGTTGCGGAGGAGTTGGTCTTCGTCGAGGTGCGCGAAGGCGGGGTGATGCATGAGATCGGCCTGCACGCTGTTTCGCAAGGGCGCAAGGTTTCGGTCTGCGAGTGGCCGCAATACGACGGCACCAACTCGGGCAACCTGCGCCTGCTGGAAGCAGGGGCCAAAGCGGCACGCTACTGA
- a CDS encoding tetratricopeptide repeat protein: MGNHRRFVGPQLAGLLLAASMVLATPLVSSADTEQDLKDAYQMIRDGKYEEALAKYRDIRDSDQSPDVQHKCLFWSGIALECLGRNDEAIGNFEALTDVAPEFRWSEVLNKLAVRYRAKGDTATSDAYISQMLERRKGVTDPKEAARADLLIGDCLKLKADWPAALEHYRKMQPLYPEHAEDILFHIGATAHAAKQYDASLQAYREYMGKYGDKPRFEEVALRVMEVYRDAGKPSEAVAHLDRIASEYPNLRGRALIAKCEILADSLGNASASTDLADALAAENSDPYIVYLAKYRAAVNDLYYKRDAGSARAKLVEIVDLYPKDHLAVEIAHDIAFSYYQQGDYLTAAERYLHAIAKYPCPVPSWDALTRYMAGHSYSLAGDRVEAKRVWDDLARRHPDSSWTRQARMEEEAWTNDGQ, translated from the coding sequence ATGGGAAACCATAGACGATTTGTTGGGCCGCAACTCGCGGGCCTACTTCTGGCGGCCTCCATGGTGCTTGCGACACCGCTGGTGTCCAGTGCGGACACCGAACAGGACCTGAAGGACGCCTACCAGATGATCCGCGACGGCAAGTACGAAGAGGCGCTGGCTAAGTACCGCGACATCCGGGACTCCGACCAATCGCCGGACGTCCAGCACAAGTGCCTCTTCTGGAGCGGCATCGCGCTGGAGTGCCTGGGGAGGAATGACGAGGCCATCGGCAACTTCGAGGCACTGACGGACGTCGCCCCCGAGTTCCGCTGGTCGGAGGTGCTGAACAAGCTTGCCGTGCGCTACCGCGCAAAGGGGGACACGGCCACTTCCGACGCCTACATCTCGCAGATGTTGGAGAGGCGCAAGGGAGTGACCGATCCGAAGGAGGCGGCGAGGGCCGACCTGTTGATCGGCGACTGCCTGAAGCTGAAGGCCGACTGGCCTGCTGCCCTGGAACACTACCGCAAGATGCAGCCCCTATATCCCGAGCACGCCGAGGACATCCTGTTCCACATTGGGGCCACCGCTCATGCAGCGAAGCAGTACGATGCGTCCCTCCAGGCCTATCGGGAATACATGGGCAAATACGGGGACAAGCCGCGATTCGAAGAAGTCGCCCTTCGGGTCATGGAGGTCTACCGCGATGCGGGGAAGCCTTCAGAGGCTGTCGCGCACCTTGACCGAATCGCCTCGGAGTACCCCAACCTGCGGGGCCGCGCGCTGATTGCGAAGTGCGAGATTCTTGCGGACAGCCTGGGCAATGCGAGTGCCTCTACGGACCTTGCCGATGCCCTCGCCGCCGAGAATAGCGACCCCTACATCGTGTACTTGGCCAAGTACCGAGCTGCGGTGAACGACCTGTACTACAAGAGGGATGCCGGAAGCGCCCGAGCCAAGCTCGTTGAGATCGTGGACCTCTACCCGAAGGACCATCTCGCCGTCGAGATTGCGCACGACATCGCTTTCAGCTACTACCAACAGGGCGACTACCTCACCGCGGCGGAGCGTTACCTGCACGCGATCGCCAAGTATCCGTGCCCTGTGCCCTCCTGGGACGCTCTCACTCGCTACATGGCGGGCCACTCGTACAGCTTGGCGGGCGACAGGGTCGAGGCGAAGCGGGTGTGGGACGACCTCGCGAGGCGACACCCTGACAGCTCCTGGACTCGCCAGGCGCGCATGGAGGAGGAAGCATGGACAAACGACGGCCAGTAA
- a CDS encoding VOC family protein, whose amino-acid sequence MQGKLGAVMLYAADHVGLATWYHEVLGLPQAKQYEETHLGCVHEDMYFGFNRHTPQPVPGAVSLWFCVDDCDAEFAEVKGRGGVPVHEPHDTSWGARVCCFLDPAGNRVWLYTYLPKE is encoded by the coding sequence ATGCAAGGGAAACTGGGAGCCGTCATGCTGTATGCGGCGGACCACGTCGGGTTGGCCACGTGGTACCACGAGGTCCTTGGCTTGCCGCAGGCCAAGCAATACGAAGAGACGCACTTGGGCTGCGTGCACGAAGACATGTACTTCGGGTTCAACCGGCACACTCCGCAGCCGGTCCCTGGGGCCGTGTCGCTGTGGTTTTGCGTGGACGATTGCGACGCGGAGTTCGCTGAGGTCAAGGGCAGAGGGGGCGTGCCAGTACACGAACCCCACGATACGTCCTGGGGCGCACGCGTCTGTTGCTTCTTGGACCCTGCCGGGAATCGGGTGTGGCTCTACACTTACCTTCCGAAGGAGTAG
- a CDS encoding Ig-like domain-containing protein: MGRREFPGDLSGQNYGDNVSTPRRTIIGNVYHTYASCGTFTVRAWVWDKGNFAQDIDPDSPRLLVDLQIEVSSDCSPPNINLVKPAVDNEYVGGMGDQDDMDPYDCDSVFVKAYITDPSGVLWVKFYVDTVYKGNMAQESDYWKFVWDVSGTQPGTHRIKIEACDNSACHNIAYVERDVYVKPQLDTDWIEWQHDHDLWRRNPLPPSSGDRAILPPHWTPTNTEPFAYTISEPMTCSVRVISPDQSVTGSVHVRYVVVNTWSDDHVEGPAIWDGSGTVPLAVPHQITARPKVRRAYSISQEYKFYVRRSEQSDWACAGTREVFHPWVFLTFRGPVQPWGPPNNPRSCWYEVLLDACMWMPLGGYDSTQERDAMKRLAERAYWDGGKNYDGSRSHYVLWPTSGPPYTSTRFRLWALIGEAANDWADCRDMALWWQKLCHAVGLATDGRYIIGPFWYNELDPVGSPDWQGGGPYDAWNFHMIGWSASVFDPCIRLNRATPRVPTDEGLADPYYVDLYRAGTWYPLDSFRLGNTDNRVNLPSEVD; the protein is encoded by the coding sequence TTGGGGAGACGGGAGTTCCCAGGAGACCTTTCTGGCCAGAACTACGGCGACAACGTTTCGACCCCACGCAGGACAATCATCGGCAACGTGTACCACACGTACGCGTCGTGCGGAACGTTCACGGTCCGAGCGTGGGTCTGGGACAAGGGGAACTTCGCGCAGGACATCGACCCGGATTCGCCCCGCCTGCTGGTTGACCTCCAGATCGAGGTATCTTCGGACTGCTCACCGCCGAACATCAACCTGGTGAAGCCGGCGGTGGACAATGAGTACGTCGGCGGAATGGGCGACCAGGACGACATGGACCCTTACGACTGTGATTCGGTCTTCGTGAAGGCCTACATCACCGACCCGTCGGGAGTGTTGTGGGTGAAGTTCTACGTTGATACTGTGTACAAGGGGAACATGGCCCAGGAAAGCGACTACTGGAAGTTCGTCTGGGACGTGTCGGGCACGCAGCCCGGCACGCATCGGATCAAGATCGAGGCGTGCGACAACTCCGCGTGCCACAACATCGCGTACGTGGAGCGGGACGTGTACGTGAAGCCGCAGTTGGACACCGACTGGATCGAGTGGCAGCACGACCACGACCTGTGGCGAAGGAACCCACTGCCTCCGTCATCGGGTGATCGAGCAATCCTCCCACCTCACTGGACCCCCACCAACACGGAGCCCTTTGCCTACACCATCAGTGAGCCAATGACCTGCAGTGTCCGCGTCATCTCTCCCGACCAGTCGGTTACGGGGAGCGTACATGTGCGGTATGTCGTCGTCAACACGTGGAGCGACGATCATGTGGAAGGGCCAGCGATATGGGACGGGTCGGGGACCGTGCCTTTGGCAGTGCCGCACCAGATAACTGCCCGTCCGAAGGTGAGGCGTGCGTATTCCATCAGCCAGGAGTACAAGTTCTACGTGCGGCGCTCCGAGCAGAGCGACTGGGCGTGTGCGGGTACCCGGGAGGTTTTCCACCCGTGGGTATTCCTCACTTTCCGCGGTCCCGTCCAGCCGTGGGGACCCCCTAACAATCCGAGATCCTGCTGGTACGAGGTGCTGCTCGATGCGTGCATGTGGATGCCGCTCGGCGGCTACGACTCCACACAAGAACGGGATGCGATGAAACGACTAGCGGAACGCGCATACTGGGATGGGGGTAAGAACTATGATGGTTCCCGATCCCACTACGTCCTTTGGCCGACATCGGGTCCTCCATACACGAGCACTCGTTTCCGCCTCTGGGCGTTGATCGGAGAGGCGGCCAATGATTGGGCTGACTGCCGCGACATGGCCCTTTGGTGGCAGAAGCTCTGCCATGCCGTGGGCTTAGCCACGGACGGCCGCTACATTATCGGGCCGTTCTGGTACAACGAACTGGATCCCGTCGGGAGTCCCGATTGGCAGGGCGGTGGTCCATACGATGCGTGGAACTTCCACATGATCGGATGGTCGGCCAGTGTCTTTGATCCGTGCATTCGGCTGAATCGCGCTACGCCCAGAGTGCCCACTGATGAGGGCCTGGCCGACCCATACTACGTGGATCTCTACCGCGCTGGTACGTGGTATCCGCTCGATTCGTTCAGACTCGGCAACACGGACAACCGGGTCAACCTTCCATCCGAGGTGGATTAG
- a CDS encoding aminomethyl transferase family protein produces the protein MLLPSPIYALLLQRGARLEGMEIADFGDPFGEYEAMENGAGLVDRSHLTKLRISGSDATDWLQGQVSNEMRNLQPGGSLFCLVCTPTGQIVADCSLWRLEDGFVMLASGSQRSALLERLERMLISEDVRIEDVTERFALLSLIGPEVNETWAEGRPYAPTNAVRGNGLDVLVPNEGEEDYLASLVERASPVGNTAHHVRRVEDGIPLYGAEMDARTLPQEMGTDFERDYISYTKGCYTGQEVIARIHSRGHTNRQLCGVRWEADVPPGARASMGGTEVGTITSSCRSFALGVPISLAVLRREAAEPGTKVQAEGVEGQVCNLPFVRR, from the coding sequence GTGCTGCTTCCCAGTCCCATCTACGCTCTTCTGCTTCAACGTGGCGCCCGCTTGGAGGGCATGGAGATCGCCGACTTCGGCGACCCCTTCGGTGAGTACGAAGCCATGGAAAACGGCGCCGGCCTCGTGGACCGCTCTCACCTAACGAAGCTGCGCATTTCCGGCAGCGATGCCACCGATTGGCTGCAGGGCCAAGTGAGCAACGAAATGCGCAATCTGCAACCTGGCGGGAGTCTGTTTTGCCTCGTATGCACACCAACAGGGCAGATCGTCGCGGACTGCTCGTTGTGGCGGTTGGAGGACGGCTTCGTGATGCTCGCGTCCGGCTCGCAGCGCTCCGCCCTGCTCGAACGCTTGGAGCGGATGCTGATCTCGGAGGACGTGAGGATCGAGGACGTCACGGAGCGCTTCGCCCTGCTCTCGCTGATCGGACCCGAGGTAAACGAGACATGGGCCGAGGGCCGCCCGTATGCACCGACGAACGCTGTGCGCGGCAACGGGCTGGACGTGCTGGTTCCTAACGAGGGCGAGGAGGACTATCTGGCGTCGCTGGTGGAGCGGGCATCGCCCGTGGGGAACACCGCCCATCACGTCCGGCGCGTCGAGGACGGCATCCCGCTTTATGGAGCCGAGATGGATGCCCGCACGTTGCCGCAAGAGATGGGCACCGATTTCGAGCGAGACTACATCTCCTATACGAAGGGGTGCTATACGGGTCAGGAAGTGATCGCGCGCATCCACTCGCGGGGACACACCAATCGGCAGTTGTGCGGCGTTCGCTGGGAGGCCGACGTGCCGCCAGGAGCACGGGCATCGATGGGTGGCACGGAAGTCGGAACGATCACGAGTTCATGCCGCTCTTTCGCGCTTGGCGTGCCGATATCGCTGGCCGTGTTGAGACGCGAGGCGGCCGAGCCGGGTACGAAAGTGCAAGCCGAAGGGGTCGAGGGCCAGGTGTGCAATCTGCCCTTCGTGCGCCGATGA
- a CDS encoding DMT family transporter — protein MNVCWAPVFFFLKDLREVMSDTGVGLARFGYAALFFWLVVSSPRFRQMLHIRMPKSWGERLWSMAIGAAFVAPAHLMYFWGLNTSLGTEATLLGASGPIIMALGGAVFLSERLTLGQWIGVFLGFVGVYGVVTGKWAWIETGGTNRSGNVLVLSGFVLETTATLLAKPLVRRSSGLGYTVWSFTGNALVFVVLTILWSRPMFTAMPSASDVMKLLYLAVFSASILWAVWFWVMERLPVGLMGVSLYCQQIAAALLGYLVYADRLAAAAWQGGLLILFSIWLCTRKSRTLGTPVREAV, from the coding sequence ATGAACGTCTGTTGGGCCCCGGTGTTCTTCTTCCTAAAAGACCTGCGCGAGGTGATGTCGGACACCGGCGTGGGGCTGGCCCGCTTCGGGTATGCGGCGTTGTTCTTCTGGCTCGTGGTGTCGTCGCCTCGGTTTCGCCAGATGCTGCACATCCGCATGCCGAAGAGTTGGGGTGAGCGTCTTTGGAGCATGGCCATCGGCGCTGCGTTCGTTGCGCCCGCGCACCTGATGTACTTCTGGGGCTTGAACACCTCACTGGGTACCGAGGCGACGTTGCTGGGTGCGTCCGGCCCCATCATCATGGCGTTGGGTGGAGCAGTGTTTCTTAGCGAGAGGCTGACGCTCGGGCAGTGGATCGGTGTCTTCCTCGGCTTCGTTGGCGTGTACGGGGTGGTAACGGGCAAGTGGGCGTGGATCGAGACGGGTGGTACCAATCGGAGCGGTAACGTCTTGGTGCTGAGTGGGTTCGTGCTCGAGACGACAGCGACGCTACTCGCGAAACCGTTGGTCCGCCGTTCGTCGGGCCTCGGCTACACGGTTTGGTCCTTTACGGGAAACGCGCTGGTGTTCGTGGTGCTCACCATTCTTTGGAGCCGGCCTATGTTCACGGCGATGCCTTCGGCGTCGGATGTGATGAAGTTGCTGTATCTGGCGGTGTTCTCTGCGAGCATTCTGTGGGCAGTGTGGTTCTGGGTGATGGAGCGGCTGCCTGTCGGGTTGATGGGGGTGTCCCTCTACTGCCAACAAATTGCCGCAGCGCTGCTGGGGTACTTGGTGTATGCGGATCGGCTTGCGGCCGCGGCGTGGCAAGGCGGTCTGCTGATTCTGTTCAGTATCTGGCTGTGCACGCGGAAGAGCCGCACGCTGGGGACGCCCGTGCGAGAGGCGGTTTGA
- the ftsZ gene encoding cell division protein FtsZ gives MQQRGLYDVQASIKVFGIGGGGCNAVERMIGAGVAGVEFVALNTDVQTLARSSAPTRLAIGQDVTRGLGTGGNPEIGREAAEAAEREIRACVAGVDMAFVTCGMGGGTGSGAAPVVARICREERALTVAVVTKPFTFEGPKRCRNAEAAVAELRDSVDTIICVPNDRLLDVVSKTTTLNEAFGCADDVLRQAVQSITDIVLVPGVINVDFADVRSIMSEAGPAMMGIGHGRGDNKAMDAASRAVSSPLLERSIEGASRVLVNLTGGEDLTLGEANDAMSYIQEFVDPDDGNIIMGHVCDPAMEGQARVIVLAAGLPRHGERDSGYRLEQHIRQPQAVPTQAEPPRPPHQSAEEESIDIPSFLRRYRQ, from the coding sequence ATGCAGCAAAGGGGATTGTACGACGTGCAGGCTAGCATCAAGGTTTTCGGTATCGGGGGCGGCGGGTGCAACGCGGTGGAGCGCATGATTGGCGCAGGAGTCGCCGGCGTGGAGTTCGTCGCTCTCAACACGGACGTTCAGACACTAGCCCGGTCCTCGGCTCCCACCCGGCTTGCGATTGGGCAGGACGTCACCAGAGGTCTCGGCACCGGAGGCAACCCGGAGATCGGACGAGAGGCGGCCGAGGCGGCCGAGCGAGAGATTCGGGCGTGTGTCGCAGGCGTGGACATGGCATTCGTCACCTGCGGCATGGGTGGAGGCACCGGCTCTGGAGCAGCACCCGTGGTGGCCCGAATCTGTCGCGAAGAGCGCGCGCTCACCGTTGCTGTCGTGACCAAGCCATTCACCTTCGAGGGACCGAAGCGATGCCGCAACGCCGAAGCAGCCGTAGCCGAACTGCGTGACTCCGTGGACACCATCATCTGCGTGCCCAACGACAGGCTGCTCGATGTCGTGTCGAAGACGACCACGCTCAACGAGGCGTTCGGCTGCGCGGACGACGTGCTGCGGCAAGCAGTGCAGAGCATCACGGACATCGTGCTGGTGCCAGGTGTTATCAACGTGGACTTCGCGGACGTGCGCTCTATCATGAGCGAGGCGGGCCCGGCAATGATGGGTATTGGCCACGGGCGAGGCGACAACAAGGCGATGGATGCAGCGTCCAGAGCGGTCTCCAGCCCGTTGCTGGAGCGCAGTATCGAAGGCGCTAGCAGGGTTCTCGTGAACCTGACCGGCGGCGAGGACCTAACGCTGGGAGAAGCCAACGATGCGATGTCGTACATCCAGGAGTTCGTAGACCCCGATGACGGCAACATCATCATGGGGCACGTGTGCGACCCGGCGATGGAAGGCCAAGCACGGGTCATCGTGCTGGCAGCAGGGCTTCCGAGACACGGCGAGAGAGACAGCGGCTACCGCCTCGAGCAGCACATCCGCCAGCCCCAAGCCGTGCCTACGCAGGCCGAGCCGCCGCGACCGCCTCATCAGTCTGCGGAGGAAGAGTCGATAGACATCCCTTCGTTCCTGCGCCGCTATCGTCAATAG